A genomic window from Glycine max cultivar Williams 82 chromosome 17, Glycine_max_v4.0, whole genome shotgun sequence includes:
- the LOC112997698 gene encoding PRA1 family protein D-like — translation MGLGGVLMQNGRGVAYASRQLKTHDRNYSIHDLELAVVVFALKHPVSIIVYLVAWFFLYFFHDESMVVFGTRVDDGVVVVILVAATLMGLVLIGVWVNVVGSGIVGVEYTNI, via the exons ATGGGTTTAGGAGGAGTGTTGATGCAAAATGGTCGAGGagtggcctatgcttctagacAACTTAAGACTCATGATAGGAATTATTCCATCCATGATCTGGAGTTGGCTGTTGTAGTTTTTGCCCTTAAG CACCCAGTCTCGATCATCGTGTACTTGGTGGCATGGTTCTTCCTCTACTTCTTCCACGACGAGTCTATGGTGGTGTTCGGCACCAGGGTGGATGATGGAGTGGTGGTGGTGATTCTTGTGGCAGCGACACTCATGGGATTGGTGCTCATTGGCGTGTGGGTGAACGTGGTGGGTTCGGGGATCGTTGGCGTTGAGTATACTAATATTTAG
- the LOC100794890 gene encoding probable glycosyltransferase At5g25310: protein MEIPRKYLLSPILSLILLSFIIVVVLRPCQLLEFAPIIAGSKPAYSVPLDSLRTKLSSENQLHAVGNSGELRRNKFRNRTATRKVGKLEQRLAAARAAMRKVASESEGERSNLSVATTARDDSYHRYVPAGAIYRNARLFYRSYLEMEKIFKVYVYPDGDLPIAHDGPCKDIYSIEGRFLHEMEHGAGRFRTNDPNAAHVFFLPFSVTWMVKYLYTPLSFNVTPLKKFVSDYVRVVSTRHPFWNITHGADHFMLACHDWGPHASQGNPFLYNTSIRVLCNANTSEGFNPRKDVSLPEIHLYGGEVSPKLLSPPPDTAPRRYLAFFSGGLHGPIRPALLGHWKNHDENDVIRVYEYLPKDLDYYSFMLTSKFCLCPSGHEVASPRIVEAIYAECVPVILSEYYVLPFSDVLQWEAFSVQVDVSDIPRLKEILSAISEDKYRKLKEGVKAVRRHFTLNRPAKRFDVFHMILHSIWLRRLNIELR, encoded by the exons ATGGAGATTCCACGTAAATATCTCCTCTCTCCAATTTTGTCGCTGATTCTACTTTCGTTCATCATCGTCGTGGTGCTGCGTCCATGTCAGTTACTCGAATTCGCGCCAATTATTGCCGGTTCAAAACCTGCGTATTCCGTTCCTCTGGATAGTCTCCGAACGAAGCTCTCCAGTGAGAATCAACTCCACGCCGTCGGAAACTCCGGCGAACTTCGCCGGAACAAGTTCCGCAACCGAACAGCTACC AGGAAGGTAGGAAAACTCGAACAAAGACTCGCGGCAGCGAGAGCTGCGATGCGGAAGGTTGCGTCGGAATCAGAAGGTGAGAGAAGCAATCTTAGTGTGGCAACCACCGCGCGTGATGACAGCTACCACCGCTACGTTCCCGCCGGAGCTATCTATCGTAACGCCCGCTTGTTTTATCG GAGCTACTTGGAGATGGAGAAAATATTCAAGGTGTACGTATACCCAGACGGTGACCTACCAATCGCTCACGATGGCCCGTGCAAGGACATATACTCCATTGAAGGGAGGTTCCTCCATGAGATGGAACACGGTGCTGGAAGGTTTAGGACCAACGACCCCAACGCTGCTCACGTTTTCTTCTTGCCATTCAGTGTCACTTGGATGGTCAAGTACCTTTATACTCCACTCTCATTCAACGTCACCCCTTTAAAGAAGTTTGTCTCTGACTATGTAAGAGTCGTTTCTACAAGGCACCCCTTCTGGAATATAACTCATGGTGCCGACCACTTCATGCTTGCCTGTCATGATTGG GGTCCTCATGCATCACAGGGCAACCCCTTCCTCTACAACACCTCAATCCGTGTCTTGTGCAACGCCAACACTTCAGAGGGCTTCAACCCTCGAAAAGACGTATCCTTACCAGAAATCCACCTCTACGGAGGTGAAGTGTCCCCCAAGCTCCTCTCACCACCACCGGACACTGCCCCCCGCCGCTACCTCGCCTTCTTCTCCGGTGGTTTGCATGGTCCAATCCGCCCCGCCCTCCTCGGCCACTGGAAAAACCACGACGAAAACGACGTCATTCGTGTCTACGAGTACCTCCCCAAAGACCTAGACTATTACTCCTTCATGCTCACCTCCAAGTTCTGTCTCTGTCCAAGTGGGCACGAAGTGGCTAGCCCCAGAATCGTGGAGGCAATCTACGCCGAATGCGTGCCCGTGATCCTGTCTGAGTACTATGTGTTGCCCTTCAGTGATGTGCTGCAATGGGAGGCATTTTCAGTGCAGGTGGATGTTTCGGATATTCCTAGGTTGAAAGAGATTCTTAGTGCAATTTCGGAAGATAAGTATAGGAAGCTCAAGGAAGGAGTGAAGGCTGTGAGGAGACATTTTACACTGAATCGCCCTGCCAAGAGATTTGATGTATTTCACATGATCTTGCACTCTATATGGTTAAGGAGACTAAACATAGAACTCAGATAG